A genomic region of Eucalyptus grandis isolate ANBG69807.140 chromosome 5, ASM1654582v1, whole genome shotgun sequence contains the following coding sequences:
- the LOC120293716 gene encoding ankyrin repeat-containing protein BDA1-like yields MEQRLLEAARKGNIDELNDLIGSNGLILGEMFAKKVNADGFSPLNIAAARSDVEIARELLGVGPHLCSMKGWERRIPLHYAIINGELDVMKVLLSASLESIEETTAREEMVLHLAVKNNRFEAVVVLVEHLKQHRRSRSSIGRITKVVNFMLFGSALEFGIVEMNTLNKSGLTPLDVSYHLDRDIREILMQAGAKHGQSNLPSSEIVLAVGDQDNNERATSYQSVMKPAVENDHPQSKDSNQGQKPLDDKRSDLLVVAVLIVREGKRGETVLHLAVKNNRFDIVVVLVEHLKQNEKEQVINWKDHKGNTVLHLAAAVKNFEVVDFMLKYETVEVNASNERGLTPLDLSTLLQRGSGDREITKILARARATHEKGRSNSPASLSFSVDNNDIEGANSHQSNGESITNAPQSLTQSTWKNLNKEKE; encoded by the exons ATGGAGCAAAGGTTGCTAGAAGCAGCTCGAAAGGGCAATATTGATGAGCTGAATGACTTGATCGGAAGCAATGGGCTGATCCTTGGAGAGATG tttgcaaaaaaagTGAATGCGGATGGTTTTAGTCCACTGAACATCGCGGCAGCTCGAAGTGATGTTGAGATCGCGAGGGAGCTCTTGGGAGTGGGTCCACACCTGTGCTCCATGAAGGGATGGGAGAGAAGAATCCCTTTGCATTATGCCATCATAAATGGGGAGCTCGATGTCATGAAGGTACTACTCTCTGCTTCTCTTGAGTCTATTGAAGAGACAACCGCTAGGGAGGAGATGGTGCTTCACCTCGCCGTGAAGAACAACCGGTTTGAAGCAGTTGTTGTGTTAGTGGAGCATCTGAAGCAGCATAGAAGGAGCAGGTCATCAATCGGCAGGATAACAAAG gtgGTTAACTTCATGCTTTTTGGTTCTGCTCTGGAGTTCGGAATCGTGGAGATGAACACCTTGAACAAGAGTGGCTTAACCCCTCTCGATGTCTCATATCACCTAGATCGAGATATTAGAGAAATCCTCATGCAGGCAGGAGCCAAACACGGACAATCCAACTTGCCCTCTTCAGAAATAGTCCTGGCGGTTGGTGACCAAGATAATAATGAGAGAGCTACCAGCTATCAATCAGTTATGAAACCTGCAGTTGAAAATGATCATCCACAATCAAAAGATTCGAACCAAGGACAAAAGCCTTTGGACGATAAACGCAGTGACCTCCTGGTTGTAGCCGTGCTCATA GTACGTGAAGGGAAGAGAGGGGAGACGGTGCTTCACCTTGCCGTGAAGAACAACCGCTTTGACATAGTCGTTGTGTTGGTGGAGCATCTGAAGCAGAACGAGAAGGAGCAGGTGATCAATTGGAAGGACCACAAAGGCAACACCGTCTTGCATCTCGCGGCTGCCGTAAAAAATTTCGAG GTGGTTGACTTCATGCTTAAGTATGAGACTGTGGAGGTGAACGCCTCGAACGAGAGGGGCTTGACGCCTCTTGATCTCTCAACTCTTTTGCAAAGAGGATCTGGAGATAGAGAGATCACAAAAATTCTCGCCCGAGCTAGAGCCACGCACGAAAAAGGAAGATCAAACTCACCCGCTTCATTATCATTCTCAGTGGACAACAACGATATCGAGGGAGCTAACAGTCATCAATCAAATGGGGAATCAATCACAAATGCTCCTCAATCATTAACACAATCGACATGGAAAAATCTGAACAAAGAAAAGGAGTAG